One genomic region from Populus nigra chromosome 8, ddPopNigr1.1, whole genome shotgun sequence encodes:
- the LOC133700420 gene encoding uncharacterized protein LOC133700420: MSIITSSPRTHFLWWCAAILCALLTTAVIIAGIIVFVGYLVIHPRVPVISVVDAHLLHFSYDGAGILVTQINIVVRSKNDNMKAHASFSNFNLELFFDRIRIAVLSTAAPYEVRKNSSVDFNYDYTSDPIPLNPKQMDVVDAYLKEDEVRFDLKGGVRARWKVWVLGSVRFLCPLNCQLHFHPSNGSYISRRCTSKAN, encoded by the coding sequence ATGTCGATAATAACAAGTTCTCCCCGAACCCATTTTCTATGGTGGTGCGCTGCCATCTTATGTGCCCTCCTTACAACTGCAGTAATCATAGCCGGCATCATCGTCTTCGTTGGCTACTTGGTAATCCACCCAAGAGTTCCGGTCATCAGCGTTGTCGACGCTCATCTCCTTCATTTCAGCTATGACGGAGCAGGGATACTTGTGACGCAAATAAACATCGTGGTAAGGTCCAAGAATGACAACATGAAGGCTCATGCTAGCttctcaaatttcaatcttgaaCTGTTCTTTGATCGGATTAGAATAGCAGTGCTGTCAACTGCGGCTCCCTATGAAGTAAGAAAGAACAGTTCTGTTGATTTTAATTATGACTACACCTCGGATCCTATACCATTGAATCCCAAGCAAATGGATGTTGTTGATGCATACCTAAAAGAGGATGAGGTACGCTTCGATTTGAAAGGAGGTGTAAGAGCTCGCTGGAAAGTCTGGGTTCTTGGATCAGTTAGGTTCTTGTGTCCCTTGAATTGTCAGCTACATTTTCATCCATCAAATGGAAGCTACATATCCAGACGGTGCACCTCCAAAGCTAACTga